From the Malus domestica chromosome 17, GDT2T_hap1 genome, one window contains:
- the LOC103421513 gene encoding uncharacterized protein has protein sequence MNTISLPEMAVGVIHRCPIASSGPHCKYDRSLCRLGRLRPLVFRTNSNREKNLFCTQHWLCKSRTSIFSSMDDSNDTFTEVFDTSGSSEVLNIEEDELVTARKGLLEAQAKQEATEKERDQLLEELACSEGKEREYVASILHDKELAIAGLEAAKSRFHQKLQESVEEKFSLESKLVLAKQDAVELAVQVEKLAEIAFQQATSHILEDARMRVSAAETTAAEAAYQIEKQIKEVTECSILSIVEQSKLAIEKALDVAEKAGEHASKAVLEYTEGMSPLDELASLQSKNMMLQGAINDLESQSLLTRSDIDRLKLELEKAHAHANAFELRANDAEKSLLEFQESSRKNTLQKEEEIMSLLEKMKKDSSERKKSSSKAFKAELQSIMDAIGAAKEMASAKDDAYLRRCEALQRSLKASEATTKMWRQRGEMAESLLLKERLLGEGDEDSIYVVNGGRIDLLTDDDSLKWKLLSDGPRREIPQWMARKIRTIRPRFPPRKIDVAEASSSKFRSLNLPKPDEVWSIAQEKPKEGDTLIEHVREKETIEKKRKALEHVLERKTIQWQSTEEQTNLEPGTGTGREIVFQGFNWESWRRQWYLDLAPKAADLSKIGVTAVWFPPPTESVAPQGYMPSDLYNLNSSYGTVDELKHCIQEMHSHDLLALGDVVLNHRCAHKQSPNGIWNIFGGKLAWGPEAIVCDDPNFQGQGNPSSGDIFHAAPNIDHSKDFVRNDIKELLNWLRSDIGFDGWRLDFVRGFSGTYVKEYIEASVPAFAIGEYWDSLDYENGNLCYNQDAHRQRIVNWINATGGTSSAFDVTTKGILHSALHNQYWRLIDPQGKPTGVLGWWPSRAVTFLENHDTGSTQGHWPFPRDKLTQGYAYILTHPGTPVIFYDHLYDFGLHDILTELIDARRRAGIHCRSSVKIYHANNEGYVAQIGDTLVMKLGDFDWNPSKENHLEGSWQTFVDKGSDYKLWVRQ, from the exons ATGAATACAATTTCATTGCCTGAAATGGCAGTTGGGGTTATTCACCGCTGCCCCATTGCATCTTCAGGTCCACATTGCAAGTATGATAGGAGtttatgccgcctggggcggcTGCGCCCTCTTGTCTTCAGAACTAATTCGAATAGAGAAAA GAACCTTTTCTGCACACAGCATTGGTTATGTAAATCAAGAACAAGTATTTTTTCAAGCATG GATGATTCCAATGACACTTTTACCGAAGTGTTTGATACTTCAGGAAGCAGTGAAGTGTTGAATATAGAAGAAGATGAATTAGTGACAGCTAGAAAAGGTCTTTTGGAGGCCCAAGCTAAACAAGAAGCCactgagaaagagagagatcaaTTGCTTGAAGAGTTGGCCTGTTCCGAGGGAAAAGAACGGGAATATGTTGCTAGCATATTGCACGACAAGGAATTGGCTATTGCAGGACTTGAGGCAGCCAAGTCGCGGTTCCATCAGAAGCTGCAGGAATCTGTTGAAGAGAAGTTCAGCTTAGAATCTAAGTTAGTTCTTGCAAAACAGGATGCGGTCGAACTTGCAGTACAAGTAGAAAAGTTAGCGGAAATTGCTTTCCAGCAGGCCACATCTCACATTCTAGAAGATGCCCGGATGAGGGTTTCGGCGGCAGAAACTACAGCTGCTGAAGCAGCTTATCAGATCGAAAAACAAATTAAGGAGGTGACAGAATGTAGTATATTGTCAATTGTGGAACAGTCAAAACTTGCAATAGAGAAGGCACTGGATGTGGCGGAAAAAGCTGGTGAGCATGCATCAAAAGCAGTATTAGAATATACTGAAGGTATGAGTCCACTGGATGAGCTTGCTTCCCTCCAGTCAAAAAATATGATGTTACAGGGTGCCATAAATGATTTAGAATCTCAGTCGTTGCTTACAAGAAGTGACATTGATAGGTTGAAGTTGGAGTTGGAAAAGGCCCATGCACATGCAAATGCGTTTGAGCTCCGAGCTAACGACGCTGAGAAATCATTGCTTGAATTTCAGGAATCAAGCAGGAAAAATACTctccagaaagaggaggagatTATGTCTTTGttggagaaaatgaagaaagatTCATCAGAAAGAAAGAAGTCTTCTTCCAAGGCTTTCAAGGCTGAGTTGCAAAGCATTATGGATGCTATTGGTGCTGCCAAAGAAATGGCAAGTGCGAAAGATGACGCATACTTGAGAAGATGTGAAGCACTGCAAAGATCATTGAAGGCATCTGAAGCTACTACAAAGATGTGGAGACAGAGAGGAGAAATGGCAGAATCATTGTTGTTGAAGGAAAGACTGCTGGGTGAGGGGGATGAAGATTCCATTTATGTTGTTAACGGTGGACGGATAGATCTTTTAACAGATGATGATTCACtgaaatggaaacttttaaGTGATGGCCCTCGCCGAGAGATACCTCAATGGATGGCTAGGAAAATTCGTACTATCCGTCCCAGGTTCCCACCAAGAAAGATCGATGTAGCTGAAGCCTCCAGTTCAAAGTTCAGATCTTTGAACTTGCCCAAACCAGATGAAGTATGGTCTATAGCTCAGGAAAAGCCAAAGGAGGGCGATACCCTTATTGAGCATGTGCGTGAGAAAGAAACAATAGAAAAGAAACGAAAAGCTCTGGAGCATGTTCTTGAGAGGAAGACCATACAATGGCAGAGCACCGAGGAACAAACAAATTTAG AGCCAGGAACTGGAACCGGACGTGAAATCGTG tttcaagGCTTCAATTGGGAAAGCTGGAGAAGGCAGTGGTACCTGGACTTAGCTCCTAAAGCTGCTGATTTATCAAAAATTGGGGTAACGGCAGTGTGGTTCCCACCACCAACAGAATCTGTTGCTCCTCAAG GTTATATGCCTTCTGACCTGTACAATTTGAACTCATCGTATGGTACCGTGGATGAACTTAAACACTGCATTCAGGAAATGCATTCCCACGATCTTCTG GCCCTGGGAGATGTTGTCCTAAATCATAGATGTGCACATAAACAG AGTCCAAATGGCATTTGGAACATTTTTGGTGGGAAGCTTGCTTGGGGGCCTGAAGCAATTGTTTGTGATGATCCAAATTTTCAGGGCCAAggaaatccttcaagtg GGGATATATTCCATGCAGCACCCAATATTGATCATTCGAAGGACTTCGTAAGAAATGACATAAAGGAGTTGCTAAATTGGCTTCGAAGTGATATTGGTTTTGATGGATGGCGCCTTGACTTTGTAAG AGGCTTTTCGGGTACCTATGTAAAAGAATATATTGAAGCTTCGGTTCCTGCGTTTGCTATTGGAGAATATTGGGACAGCTTGGATTATGAAAATGGAAACTTGTGTTACAATCAAG ATGCTCACCGGCAACGAATTGTTAATTGGATCAATGCCACAGGCGGTACTTCCTCTGCATTTGATGTCACTACAAAG GGAATACTCCACTCCGCTCTTCATAACCAATACTGGAGATTAATAGATCCTCAAGGTAAACCAACTGGAGTTCTGGGATGGTGGCCCTCTCGTGCTGTCACGTTTTTGGAGAACCACGACACAGGATCAACACAG GGCCATTGGCCGTTTCCACGAGATAAGCTTACGCAGGGATACGCATACATCCTGACGCATCCTGGAACA CCTGTCATTTTCTATGACCATTTATACGACTTTGGTCTCCATGACATCCTAACCGAGCTAATAGACGCTCGGAGAAGGGCCGGGATCCATTGCCGGAGCTCAGTGAAGATATACCACGCGAACAATGAAGGTTACGTTGCACAGATAGGTGATACACTGGTAATGAAGCTTGGAGATTTCGATTGGAATCCGTCAAAGGAAAACCATTTGGAAGGGAGCTGGCAGACGTTTGTTGACAAAGGATCGGATTATAAATTGTGGGTACGACAATAG
- the LOC103429153 gene encoding alpha/beta hydrolase domain-containing protein VTE7-like, with translation MMPLMWCSAPLSPPPEAVVGTLMAKKDGSLRSVVINMRGAGTNNGFPSFLPKEVEKIKDPYARTLAQRMERLPVPIASSESCIMSSCVRPRKQSEINPVVLLHCFDSSCLEWRCAYPLLEEAGLEAWAVDVLGWGFSDLERCPPCSAATKRHHLYQFWKSYIRRPMVLVGPSLGGSVAIDFAYHYPVAVEKLVLINASVYAEGTGDMAKLPKAAAYAGVSLLKCTPLRFYANMLAFNGISLATTFDWTNVGRLHCLLPWWKDATVSFMSSGGYNVVSQIKQVKQKVLVICSEQDNIISYKQILRLRCELSSAIMRLIPDSGHLPHVDNPASVAKLIAGFARNGRC, from the exons ATGATGCCGCTAATGTGGTGTTCTGCCCCACTGTCGCCACCGCCGGAAGCGGTGGTGGGTACGTTAATGGCAAAGAAAGATGGAAGCCTTAGGAGTGTGGTGATCAATATGAGGGGTGCAGGTACAAATAATGGGTTCCCATCGTTCCTTCCAAAGGAGGTTGAGAAAATTAAGGACCCATATGCCAGAACGTTGGCTCAGAGGATGGAGAGGCTCCCTGTGCCG ATTGCGTCGTCGGAAAGTTGTATCATGAGTAGTTGTGTAAGGCCTCGAAAACAAAGTGAGATCAATCCGGTGGTTCTCCTCCATTGCTTTGACAG TTCTTGTTTAGAATGGAGGTGTGCGTACCCCCTGCTTGAAGAGGCCGGGTTGGAGGCTTGGGCTGTTGATGTTCTTGGGTGGGGCTTCTCTGATTTAG AAAGGTGTCCACCATGCAGCGCGGCAACCAAGCGGCATCACCTCTATCAG TTTTGGAAGTCCTACATCAGAAGACCGATGGTATTAGTTGGACCAAGCCTCGGTGGTTCTGTTGCAATTGACTTTGCTTACCACTATCCAGTAGCT GTTGAAAAGCTGGTTTTAATCAATGCAAGCGTCTACGCAGAAGGCACCGGAGACATGGCAAAGTTACCTAAAGCTGCGGCCTACGCTGGG GTTTCTTTATTGAAGTGCACCCCTTTACGCTTCTACGCAAACATGCTGGCCTTCAACGGCATTTCATTAGCTACAACCTTTGATTGGACTAAT GTCGGACGCTTACACTGTCTGCTGCCTTGGTGGAAAGATGCAACAGTCAGTTTTATGAGTAGTGGAGGCTATAATGTCGTTTCCCAAATAAAACAG GTGAAGCAGAAAGTACTAGTGATTTGCAGCGAGCAAGACAATATTATCAGCTACAAACAAATATTG AGGCTGCGTTGTGAGCTTTCGTCTGCAATCATGCGGCTAATACCGGATAGCGGTCATCTCCCTCACGTTGATAATCCCGCCTCCGTTGCAAAACTAATCGCAGGGTTTGCTCGGAACGGTCGTTGCTGA
- the LOC103429151 gene encoding ribosome biogenesis protein WDR12 homolog — translation MDADGNSEEPSWLVLVRFKTDLGHPYKVPESSISIPASLTRFGLSTVVNNLITSGNPDWESEPFDFLIKHELVRMSIEMFLLAKNISAERILEIEYIRAVVPRKEEEPSLHNEWVSAVDGSSPRFFLTGCYDGLGRVWKAPGACTHILEGHSGPVTSVSIINPKGGESVTVATASKDRTLRLWKFNAEETRKNPLRIAFKILHGHTAAVQSVAAQTSGNMVCSGSWDSTINLWQTNEPDAEGDTVSTKKRKKTGQEKELQSQGEAVSSLVGHTQCVSSVKWPEPKTIYSASWDHSIKEWNVERGTATSTIYHDKVLNCIDIGGEGSALIAAGGSDPIVRVWDPRKPGTSASIKTFSSHTSWVTACKWHDKSPFHLVSASHDGKVMLWDTRTAWPLFIFDSRKDKMQCYSFYHFSFLFPSVFENSIYFL, via the exons ATGGACGCCGACGGAAATTCCGAAGAGCCATCGTGGCTGGTCCTCGTCCGCTTCAAAACGGACCTCGGCCACCCCTACAAAGTTCCAGAATCCTCCATTTCCATCCCCGCCAGTCTCACCCGCTTCGGCCTCTCCACCGTCGTCAACAACCTCATTACATCAG GAAACCCTGATTGGGAATCGGAGCCTTTCGATTTCCTTATCAAGCATGAGCTGGTTCGGATGTCGATTGAAATGTTccttcttgccaagaacatttCCGCG GAGAGGATATTGGAGATCGAATATATACGGGCTGTGGTCCCACGGAAAGAAGAAGAACCTTCTTTACACAATGAATGGGTTAGTGCAGTTGATGGTTCTAGTCCCAG GTTCTTTTTGACAGGCTGCTATGATGGCTTGGGAAG GGTGTGGAAAGCCCCTGGAGCATGTACACATATACTGGAAGGACACAGTGGACCCGTTACTTCAGTTAGTATAATCAATCCAAAAG GTGGAGAAAGTGTTACCGTAGCTACTGCTTCGAAAGATCGGACACTGAGGCTGT gGAAGTTCAATGCAGAAGAGACCCGAAAAAATCCTTTGAGGATAGcattcaaaattttacatggacATACAGCAGCTGTTCAAAGTGTTGCTGCTCAGACCTCTGGAAACATG GTCTGTTCAGGCTCTTGGGATTCCACTATCAATTTATGGCAGACAAATGAGCCTGATGCAGAAGGTGATACTGTGTCaacaaagaagagaaaaaagacTGGTCAAGAAAAGGAATTGCA GTCACAAGGAGAGGCTGTTTCTTCTCTAGTAGGTCATACACAATGCGTATCTTCCGTAAAGTGGCCAGAGCCTAAAACAATCTATTCTGCATCATGGGACCATTCTATTAAAGAGTGGAATGTCGAGAGAGGCACAGCCACGTCGACAATT TACCATGATAAAGTACTCAACTGCATTGATATTGGAGGTGAAGGTTCTGCTTTGATTGCTGCTGGTGGTTCTGACCCCATTGTTAGGGTATGGGATCCTCGTAAACCAG gAACCTCTGCTTCTATCAAAACTTTCTCATCTCACACTTCTTGGGTTACGGCGTGCAAGTGGCATGACAAGTCTCCGTTTCATTTAGTCTCTGCATCTCATGATGGAAAAGTTATGCTGTGGGATACGAGAACTGCT TGGCCCTTGTTTATCTTTGATTCACGCAAGGACAAGATGCAATGTTATTCTttctatcatttttcttttctttttccgtcAGTGTTCGAAAATTCAATCTACTTTTTATAA